A window of Rhododendron vialii isolate Sample 1 chromosome 13a, ASM3025357v1 contains these coding sequences:
- the LOC131314124 gene encoding F-box protein AUF2-like, with protein sequence MGYVDGEEEEKAENQFQRLPDDVVVDIFDKLSDIKCLCRCFMVSQRFSSLIPRVQTLSIKTQIWDFLSLSLKLSEPENPQGNGFLGKFSKFLISNLVLKPLRYLPDLTLSPCSRFNLSGVLFFRKLTQIRSLNIEIPSDFMDENDSFFKWGTNFPKLDSITVLYASCISKIMESEQEDETNNDITLEEIDRRLAVACKCVKVALLWVCILSYVVEFYPMLESFTICDSMNKGVKLCLGGEKLVECRNCFSVNKFVSLMERPNFSRRENMKVGYVSVLELPMSGYVMKGLTIMNFRICADDDSEAGKAMVDAFVEEQSVFSEAMVQIWENRKDGIKAMFLYGSNTVAHTTFTWLFYLFRGTICIICNEVEKKKAHYQVEKVEFFPLYSREENPMIGND encoded by the exons atgggctaTGTCgacggagaagaagaagaaaaagcagAGAATCAGTTCCAGCGTTTGCCGGACGACGTCGTCGTAGACATTTTCGACAAGCTCTCCGACATCAAATGCCTCTGCCGATGCTTCATGGTCTCCCAGCGATTCTCTTCCCTCATCCCTCGCGTCCAAACGCTCTCCATCAAAACCCAAATCTGGGActtcctttccctttcccttaaACTTTCCGAACCCGAGAATCCCCAAGGAAATGGGTTTCTCGGAAAATTCTCCAAATTCCTAATCAGCAACCTGGTCCTCAAACCCCTTCGATACCTCCCCGATCTCACCCTCTCACCTTGTTCGCGATTCAACTTGTCTGGCGTATTGTTCTTCCGAAAGTTGACACAGATTAGGTCGCTGAATATCGAAATTCCCTCCGATTTCATGGATGAAAACGATTCCTTTTTCAAATGGGGCACCAATTTCCCCAAACTCGACAGCATCACGGTTCTTTACGCTTCATGTATCTCTAAAATCATGGAATCTGAACAAGAGGACGAAACCAACAATGATATAACTCTGGAAGAGATAGATCGCCGGTTAGCAGTAGCCTGTAAGTGCGTAAAAGTTGCGTTGTTGTGGGTGTGCATCTTGTCTTATGTGGTCGAGTTTTACCCAATGCTTGAGAGCTTTACCATTTGCGATTCGATGAACAAGGGGGTGAAGCTCTGTTTGGGTGGTGAAAAGCTTGTGGAGTGCAGGAATTGTTTCAGTGTAAACAAGTTTGTGTCGTTGATGGAAAGGCCCAACTTTTCGAGGCGAGAGAATATGAAGGTCGGGTATGTGTCTGTTTTAGAGCTCCCTATGTCTGGGTATGTGATGAAAGGCTTGACCATTATGAACTTCAGAATATGTGCGGATGATGATTCCGAGGCTGGAAAGGCCATGGTGGATGCGTTTGTGGAGGAGCAAAGTGTTTTTTCAGAAGCCATGGTGCAGATTTGGGAAAACCGTAAGGACGGTATCAAGGCAATGTTTCTTTA TGGTAGTAACACAGTTGCACATACGACGTTCAC TTGGTTATTCTATCTTTTCCGTGGAACAATTTGTATTATTTGCAATgaagtagaaaagaaaaaagctcATTATCAGGTTGAG AAGGTGGAATTCTTTCCACTCTATAGTAGAGAAGAAAATCCAATGATAGGAAATGACTAA
- the LOC131314509 gene encoding F-box protein At1g30200-like, translated as MSYVDGEEEAENQFERLPDDVVVNIFDKLSDIKCLCRCFLVSKRFASLIPLVQTVSIKTNIWHCLSISPSESVNPRGIGFLGRFSKFLINNLVLKPLRYLQTFTLSPSSPLNVSGLLFFAKLTQIRSLNIEIHSDFMDENDSFFKWGTNFPKLDSVTVLYASSISKMMESEQEDVTDNGITQEEINRRVLFAVARLKDALLWVGILTYVVQFYPMLERVTISDSMNKGVKLCLGGEKLVECRNSFSVIMYVSMLERAKSWTQKNMKVGYVPVLELPLSGYVMKGLTIMNFRMCADDNYQAGKAMVDAFAEEQSVFSEAMVHILENGKDGIKAMFLLNLLNLN; from the coding sequence atgagctATGTCgacggagaagaagaagcagagaaTCAGTTCGAGCGTTTGCCGGACGACGTCGTCGTCAACATCTTCGACAAGCTCTCCGACATCAAATGCCTCTGCCGATGCTTCCTCGTATCCAAACGATTCGCTTCCCTCATCCCTCTCGTCCAAACAGTCTCCATCAAAACCAACATCTGGCATTGCCTTTCCATTTCCCCTTCCGAATCCGTGAATCCCCGAGGAATTGGATTCCTCGGAAGATTCTCCAAATTCCTAATCAACAACCTGGTCCTCAAACCCCTTCGATACCTCCAAACTTTCACCCTCTCGCCTTCTTCGCCATTGAATGTGTCTGGCCTCTTGTTCTTTGCTAAGTTGACCCAGATTAGGTCGCTGAATATCGAAATTCACTCCGATTTCATGGATGAAAACGATTCTTTTTTCAAATGGGGCACCAATTTTCCCAAACTCGACAGTGTCACGGTTCTTTACGCTTCATCTATCTCTAAAATGATGGAATCTGAACAAGAAGACGTTACGGACAATGGTATAACTCAGGAAGAGATAAATCGCCGAGTATTGTTTGCCGTTGCCCGCCTAAAAGATGCGTTGTTGTGGGTGGGAATCTTGACTTACGTGGTCCAGTTTTACCCAATGCTTGAGAGAGTTACCATTTCCGATTCAATGAACAAGGGGGTGAAGCTCTGTTTGGGTGGTGAAAAGCTTGTGGAGTGCAGGAATAGTTTCAGTGTAATCATGTATGTGTCGATGTTGGAAAGGGCCAAGTCGTGGACGCAAAAGAATATGAAGGTTGGGTATGTGCCTGTTTTAGAGCTCCCTCTGTCTGGGTATGTGATGAAAGGATTGACCATTATGAACTTCAGAATGTGTGCTGATGATAATTACCAGGCCGGAAAGGCCATGGTGGATGCGTTTGCGGAGGAGCAAAGTGTCTTTTCGGAAGCCATGGTGCATATTTTGGAAAATGGCAAGGACGGTATCAAGGCAATGTTCCTGCTTAATTTGCTAAACCTGAATTAG